From Vigna unguiculata cultivar IT97K-499-35 chromosome 5, ASM411807v1, whole genome shotgun sequence, the proteins below share one genomic window:
- the LOC114185774 gene encoding ras-related protein RABE1a-like, which produces MAAPPARARADYDYLIKLLLIGDSGVGKSCLLLRFSDGSFTTSFITTIGIDFKIRTIELDGKRIKLQIWDTAGQERFRTITTAYYRGAMGILLVYDVTDEASFNNIRNWIRNIEQHASDNVNKILVGNKADMDESKRAVPTSKGQALADEYGIKFFETSAKTNMNVEEVFFSIARDIKQRLADTDSKAEPQTIKINQPDQGASGVAAQKSACCGS; this is translated from the exons ATGGCAGCACCACCTGCGAGGGCACGTGCCGATTACGATTACCTCATCAAGCTTCTTCTTATTGGCGACAGCG GTGTGGGGAAAAGTTGTCTGCTTTTGCGTTTTTCTGATGGTTCCTTCACGACCAGCTTTATCACCACCATTGG CATTGATTTTAAGATAAGAACCATTGAACTTGATGGCAAACGCATTAAGTTACAAATCTGGGATACAGCTGGTCAGGAACGATTTCGAACTATTACCACAG CTTATTACCGTGGAGCCATGGGCATCTTGCTCGTTTATGATGTCACTGATGAGGCATCTTTCAACA ATATTAGGAATTGGATTCGCAACATTGAACAACATGCTTCTGACAATGTAAACAAGATACTTGTGGGCAACAAGGCTGATATGGATGAAAGTAAAAGG GCCGTGCCTACCTCGAAAGGTCAAGCTCTTGCTGATGAGTACGGCATCAAGTTTTTTGAAACC AGTGCAAAGACAAACATGAATGTGGAAGAGGTTTTCTTTTCAATAGCAAGAGATATTAAGCAAAGGCTTGCTGACACAGATTCTAAGGCCGAG CCTCAGACTATCAAGATTAACCAACCAGACCAGGGTGCCAGCGGGGTAGCTGCTCAAAAATCTGCTTGCTGTGGTTCATGA